The DNA sequence AAGAGATGGATTTTATCATACAGGTGATATCGGATATCTGGATGAAGATGGATATTTGTTTTTAGAGGGAAGAAAAAATTATCTTATATCATCCGGTGGTGAAAATGTAAATCCTGTGGAAATTGAAAATGTATTGTTAAAACATCCTGATATCTCCGAAGCCGCAGTTTTTCCAATTAAGGATGAAAAATGGGGAGAGATAATTGCTGCAGCAGTCGTTCTAAAAAAAAGTGCTCCTGATCTTTCTTTTGAAGATATCAGGTTGTTTCTTCAGGAAAATTTAGCGGCATTCAAAATACCGAAGAAATTTTTTTTCGAAGAACAGCTTCCCAAAACTGAGCTTGGTAAAGTTCAAAAGGAAAAGCTTATTGATCGTTACAGATTAACATCCCTTTGATGTGATTCCAAACCTTTTACAATGTCATCGTAAATTGGAATTTTAACCCATCGCTTTTTGTCGACAAAAACATGGACTGTTCTTGCTTTTGCAGCGAGCTCACCTGCTTTGTTTATCCATTCGTAAGTAAGTTCGAATGAATTTTCTTTGCGAAGTGTGACTGTAAGATTTATCGAAACAGTTTCACCTGCTTTTAATGGTTTGAAATACGCTCCGTCAGTCTTTATTATCGGAACGACGAATTCATCATTGGTCCAATAGTTTTTTTTCAGGTTGAAGCTGTTTATCATTTCCTCATAAACAGAGTGACTGATTTCAAATAATTTTGCGTAAAATAAAATTCCTGCTGGATCGCAGTCGTAAAAATTAATTTTTCGTTTTATTGTAAACATAATTGGTGAATATTTTTGGATTTTTATTTTTGAGTAGAAAACTTTTTATGTATTTAACCAAAATTGCTATTTTGTAATAGTGAAATATAAGTTTAGCTAAGATTATTATCTAAATTATTAGACAATATCTGCATCAAAATTGAGATAGTTATCAATTATATACTGAGACAATAAAGAATTAAAGTAACCAGTGTCATCAGAACAAAATATTCAAGTAAAAGCAATTTCGCCAGTAGTGAAATACTTATATCTTATTTCAGGATTTCTTCTTGTTATAATAGGTGTGATTGGTATTTTCCTTCCAGTTCTTCCAACAACAATCTTCCTGATTCTTGCATCTGCCTGTTTTATTAAAAGCTCACCGCAGGCAAATGAGTGGCTGCGAAATCATAAAATACTAGGTATGTATATAAAAAATTATCAGGATAACTCAGGATTAACTGTAATGTCAAAAGTAATTAATATTACTTTATTGTGGTTAATGATTTCTGTCTCCGCATTGGTATTCACTGAACTCTGGTATATAAGATTACTATTATTTTTAATCGCAGTCGGTGTGACGATACATCTGCTGTTGGTGAAGACTAAAAGAGATTAGATTAATTTTATATCATCAAGAAACGGAAATTTCTCTCTCACCTCTTTAACATAATTTTTATCGAGTTCAACAACAATAACTTTTTCTTCATTCTCAACAGTAGCTAATTCTTTCCCCATCGGATCAAACACACTGCTGAATCCCGGATAAAATAATTTTGGATCTTTCCCAACCCGATTTATACCAGCAACGTAACATTGATTTTCGATCGCACGAGCTTTCAATAAAGTTCGCCAATGCTCGATCCGTGTATCAGGCCAGTTGGCAATATTTACGACAAGGTGATTTCTCTTCTTTCCATATTTTCTGTAAAGCTCAGGGAAACGTAAATCATAACAAATTGTTAATCCTATTTTCCAGGTTCTGATTTTTGTGTAAGCTGGTTTCACTCCTGCATTAAAATGTTTATTCTCACCTGAATAAGAAAATGGATGAATCTTCCTGTACAGTTTTACCAGATCTCCATCTGGTTTTATATGAATAAATGTGTTGTAAATTCGTTTGTCTCTGCGTTCAATTATCCCGGCAAATACATTCGAAGCTTTTTCTTTTGCTAGTAATGAAAAAAATCTGAATGATTCTCCCTGAATTGTTTCAGACATCTCCCGGGACTTCATAGTAAAACCAGTCAAAGTCATTTCAGGAAAAATGAATAACTCAACTCCTTCAATTTCCCGGACAAGCGAAAGGATTTTCTGCTTGTTTGATTCTTTATCTTCCCAGGCTGGGTTATATTGGACTAGTGCTATTTTCATATCATCAGATTGGCATTATTTATTATCTTACGCATCATTAAAATAATAAATATTTGACGAATTAAATTTGAATAACTTACAAGAAAAAATACCTGTAGCAATACTTGGTGCAACTGGCAGCGTTGGTCAAAAGTTTATTGAATTACTAGCTAACCATCCATGGTTTGAAATTACGGAACTTTGTGCATCTGACAAATCAGCCGGGAAAAAATATAAAGATGCGGTCGACTGGTTTCTTTCTGCTCCACTTCCTGAAAAAGTAAAGAATATTTTGGTTCAGAAATGTGAACCAACTCTAAAATCCAGAGTAGTTTTTTCAGGGCTAGATTCCTCGGTTGCAGGAGAAGTAGAGACTGAATTTGCCAAAGCAGGATACAAAGTAATTTCAAATTCAAAAAATCACAGGATGGATGATGATGTTCCGCTACTTATTCCTGAAGTAAATCCTGATCATCTTGAATTAATCAATTCTCAGAAATTTGGTGATGGATGTATAGTTACAAATCCAAACTGTTCAGTTATCGGACTCGTTCTTGCACTAAAACCTTTATTCGATAATTTTGGTTTGGAATCTGTTAATGTAGTAACGATGCAGGCAATTTCGGGTGCAGGACATCCGCGAGTGGTTAATCTGGATATTGATGATAATGTTATTCCTTTTATTGGCGGTGAAGAACCAAAAGTTGAAATTGAACCGCTGAAAATTTTAGGTTCTTTAAATCGAAATAAAATTGTTTATAATAATTTTAAAGTCAGTGCACAATGCAACAGGGTTAATGTCACCGATGGACATACAGAGTGTGTGCAGATAAATTTAAAGAGAAAAGCGTCTGCGGATGAGATAATAAACGTCTGGCAAGAATTTAAATCAACTCCTCAACAGCTTGATCTTCCTTCATCTCCTGTTCAACCAATTCACTATGGAATCGAGAATGCATTTCCACAACCAAAGCATCAGCGCAACGCTGATAAAGGAATGGCCGTTTCAATCGGAAGATTAAAGAAGGACAATATTTTTGATTATAGTTTTGTAATACTTTCACATAATACGGTACGTGGTGCTGCAGGTGGTGCTATACTTTGTGCAGAACTTATGAAAGCAAAAGGATATCTATAGTCAATCCGATACGATTTGCACCATTCAAAACCCTGTTTTGATTTATATTTGATAACTAATTATGCGCTCATCAGTGAATAGCAAGAAAAAATCTAATGCACATAAAACAGTTCAATTTGATTCGATGGCTGTGAATCCATTTTTTGGATTTGATCTCTTCGATTCACTGCCGGATATGTATTTTCTGCTTGATGTAAATGGTGAAATCATCAAGATGAACAGGAAGTCAAAAGAAATCATAAAATCTTTTCTTAAAAATAAACCGACAAATTTTCTTGATTTTATTGATCTGTGTAACCGTGAGAGTGTCAACAATGTATTCTTTCAATGTATAAGTTTTACCAAAACCGCTGAGATTGAAACACAATTTCTTCTCGATAAGGAAGAAATAGATGTTAAAATTTCTTTTACACATCATATGCTTCCAACTGATGGCAAAGATAAAGAATTTGTTTTTGCAGTTGTTAAAGATATTACCAAGGAGAAAGTCAAGGATATTGAGCTGCAGCGTTTTTTCAATATTGTTGAAAGCAGTCTTAATCCGATATTGATTACTGATTTAAATGGAAAAATGATTTATGTAAATCCTGCTTTTGTTAAATCCAGTGGTTATAGTAAAGAAGAACTGATCGGGCGAAATCCGAGAATTTTTGGAAGCGGAAAACTGCCAAAGAAATTCTGGGATAAAATGTGGCAGACAATCTCAAGCGGTAAAGTTTGGTTTGGCGAGGTTGAAGACCGAAAGAAAAACGGCGAACCATTTTATACTCAGTTGTTGATTTCACCGATTTTCGATAAGAACCAAAAAGTTACCGGATATTTCGGAATTCATCGTGACTTAAGTGAAAAGAGGACACTTGAAAAACAATTGATCCATACACAAAAGATGGAAAGCATTGGCACCCTCGCAGCAGGAATTGCTCACGAAGTTGGTAATCCATTAGCTTCAATTTCGGCATTGGTACAAGTAGCAGAGCGAAACACTGAAGATACTTTCATCAAAGAAAAATTGGGGCTTGTTAAAAATCAGGTCACTCGAATATCAAAAATAATTCGTGACCTTGTTGATTTTTCCCGACCATCAAATTTTGAATTACAGCGTGTCAATATTAATGAATGTCTTAAAGAATCAATCGAGATTACAAAAGTTGGTACAAAAGCAAAAAATATCTCTTTCGAAGTGAAGTTAAGTGACGATATACCAAATCTGCCGCTTGTTGCGGATCAGCTTGAACAGGTTTTCGTGAATATATTATTAAATGCAGTTGATGCTATTAACGAAAATAAAAATTCTAAGAAAGAAAACAGAATTAGCATTGAATCGGCAATGGTTAATGATGAAGTAATTATCGCCTTTACTGACTCAGGTAGCGGAATCAAAGAAGAAAATCTGAATAAAATTTTTGAACCATTCTTTACTACAAAATCGCAAGGTAAAGGTACCGGACTCGGTTTGTGGGTTAGTTATGGAATTATAAAAAGTTTTCAGGGTAATATTGAAGTTGAGAGCACACCGGAGTTCGGGACAAAATTTACAATCAGGCTGCCAATTGATAATTAAAACAAGGAACAAATGATGGCTGAAAAAATATTAGTAGTTGATGATGAAGATATAATTCGTGAATCACTCTCGTATATCTTAACAAAAGAAAAATATGAAGTCGCGGAAGCACCGAATGGAAAAGTTGCTTATGAGATGCTGAAAGAAACTTCTTACGATCTTGTAATCACAGATATAGAAATGCCGGAGATGAAAGGCATTGAACTCCTCGATGAAATAAAGAAAATGAACCTCCAGACAAACACAATTGTAATTACAGCTTATGGTTCAATGGAAACTGCAATTGCAGCTCTCAGGAGCGGTGCCAGTGATTATATTCTGAAACCTGTTGAGTTCGATGAACTTCTGATCAAAGTAAAAAAGCTTTTTGAAGTCAGAGATCTGCATCTTGAAAACAGAATTTTACGTAAAGAGTTACAACGTGAATATGATTACACAAACATCATTGGTAAAAGTCCTGCTATTGCGCAGGTATTTGAGATGATAAAAGCTGTTGCTGATACTGAAAGTACAGTTTTGATCTCCGGAAACAGCGGCACCGGAAAGGAACTTGTCGCAAAAGCTCTTCACTACAATTCAAAAAGATCAAACAAACCTTTCATTGCATTGAACTGTGGTGCCATTTCAGAAAACCTGATTGAGAGCGAATTATTCGGCCATAAAAAAGGAGCTTTCACAGGAGCAATCAGTGATAAGGAAGGTTTTATTAAAGCTGCAGAAGGAGGAACACTTTTCCTTGATGAGATAAGTGAAATGCCTCCACAACTGCAGGTAAAACTTTTGCGAGCAATACAGGAAAAAGAATATACTCCTGTTGGTACTACATTATCACTTCCTGTTAATGTCAGATTCATCGCGTCTACAAACAGGAATCTCCAGGAATATGTCGGCCAGGGTAAATTCAGAGAAGATTTATACTACAGACTTAATGTTGTGGATATTCATTTACCATCATTGAAAGATCGTGAAGGTGATATACCGCTTCTAGCGGACCATTTTCTGGACAAATACAGAAAACAGATGAATAAGAATATCAAAGGCATTTCAAATGATGCGATGAGAGCGTTGATGAATCACGAGTGGAAAGGTGAAATCCGTGAGCTCGAAAACGTAATAGAAAGATCCGTAATATTCTGTAATGAAGATTTCATAAACATAAAACATCTTCCGGCACAATTTCAGTCTGTAACCGAGCATTCGGAATATTCACCTTCAGGTTCTCTTGATGAATCTGTAAAAAGATTTGAAAAAGATATCATCACACGAGCACTTGAAGCAAACGAATTCAATAAAGAAAAGACAGCTGAAACTCTTCAGGTTGGGCTTTCAACTTTGTACAGAAAGATGAAAGAACTGGACATTCAGATTTAACAAGTAAATATTTTTTCCAATGAATGACATTTTAATCTCTGATGATAAATCAAAATTGGATATCGGAGTAATTCACCGATTTCTTACTAAATCTTACTGGGCTGAAGGCAGATCAATTGAAGATGTAAAAAAATCGATTGAACACTCTGATTGCTTTGGAGTTTATTTAGATGGCAGACAGATTGGTTTTGCAAGAATAGTAACGGATTATGTTGTCTTTGCATATTTGATGGATGTTTTTATTCTTGAAGAATACCGTGGCAAAGGTTACTCCAAACTCTTTCTCAGTAGAATCCTGGATGACGAAAGATTTAGAGGAATAAAAAAGTGGGTGCTTGCTACAAAGGATGCACACTCACTCTATACTAAATTTGGATTTGAGCCTCTTAAACGACCCGAGCGGATGATGGAAAAAGTTGTCTTCAGAAAATAATTAACCTGAGAGTTGATTTTATTTCTAAAATATGCAAATACAAAGCTTTTAATCTTCTCAATAACGAGAAGATTTTATAAGTTTAGGCGAAGTAAGCAACAATATTGAATTAGTTTAATGGTATTGTCTTTGTTAGCAATTAGCAACTAATTTTCTTAACTAATTAACTTAAAAACAAAAGGATCGTTAAATGAAAAATACATTCTTATTCGTTTTGTTTATATCAGCAATAGTTGCACTTTTCGCAATCGCTTTCTCATTTGCACAGGACCAGGGACTTGATGGGAAGAAAATCTTTGTTGATGCAAAGTGTAATAGTTGTCATACAGTAACTTCCATGGAAATTATTTCAAAAAAGGATGATGCAACCGATCTTTCCAACGCTGGAACTTTAGGCGATGCTCAGCTTATGAAATCATATCTTCTTAAAGAAGCAAAGATTAATGAGAAAGAACATAAAATGAAATTCAAAGGAACTGATGAAGAGTTAAATGCACTTGTAAACTGGTTGCTATCTCTCAAAACAGAATCTGAAGGATAATCCTGTACATTATTAAATTAAAAATTAAATGAACATAACTTATTTAAATAGAAGAACACTCATGTTATTAGTGGGTGTTCTTCTTTTTTTATTTGGCAATCTGTTTGCGCAATCTAATGATGATTGTTTGATGTGTCACGATGATGACTCATTTACAATGGATAAAAATGGTAAGGAAATCTCCATCTATGTCAGCGAGTCAAAATTTTCCGGTTCAAGTCATTCAAAATTAAAATGCGTTTCTTGCCACACTAATTTTGATCCCGAAGAAATTCCCCATGCAGAAAACTTAACACCAAAATCTTGCGGTGATTGTCATCAAAAGCAAATTGTTAAACACCTGTTTCATCCAAAGTTACTTAAAGCTTCAGGACGCGAAAAAGAAAAAGATGTTAATTGCCTGAGCTGCCATGACTATCACTATGCAAATGATCCTACAGCTAAAGGTGAAAAGTGGAGCGTAGAAAACTTACCCAACTCTTGCGGTCAGTGTCATAGTGATATAAAGGAAAGTTATCTTTCATCTGAACACTATAGTGCCTTCAAAGATGGAATGCTCGGTGCACCAAACTGTTTGCACTGTCATAAAAATCCCGTGGCGAGAGTTCATACAAATGAAGATACTGTGAGTGTTAAAATTTCCCAGGAGAAATTATGTTTATCGTGTCACCTTGATTCTCCTGAAGTTCGCGCAAGAACTGCTCCCACTGCCGGCTTTATTACAATGTACGAAAAGAGCGTTCATGGTTCTGAATTAAATTCAGGAAATCCCAAAGCGGCAAATTGTGTTGATTGTCATAATTCTCATTCAGTACATAAAAGTACTAATACTGAATCGCAGACATTTAAAACTAATATTCCAACGACCTGCGGAAAATGTCATTCGGATATTTCGCATGAATATCTCCAAAGCATTCATGGAACTGCTCTTTTAAGAGGTGTTAGAGAATCTCCTTCCTGCACGGATTGCCACGGCGAACACAATATTTTGCGACACGACGACCCAAAATCTCTGTTGCATTTCAAAATCTATCAAGAGAAGTTTGTTCTCCGTGCCACAGTTCTCTCAAACTTTCGGATAAGTATGGATTATCTAACAACAGATTTGAAACATTTTCTGATAGCTATCACGGATTGGCTGTTGAAGGAGGATCTGTTTCTGTCGCTAATTGTGCAAGCTGCCATGGTTCGCACAATATAAAACCATCATCCGATCCAACATCAACAGTAAGCAAGGAAAACCTTGTCAAAACCTGCGGAGGATGTCATCCTGGTGCAAATGAAAGATTTACTGTCGGAAAGATTCATATTACAAGACAAGAAGAAAGTGAACCAATAATTTATTTCATCGCCTCGATGTATATCGCTTTGATATTTATGGTGATTGGTTTGATGTTCGTACATAATATTATAGACTTTTTCAGAAAGTCAAAAATTAAAAAGATGAAGCAGCGCGGGCTGATTCGTGAAGAAAGACACAGCCACAGACTTTACCTGCGAATGAGTGTTAATGAGCGGATTCAGCATGCAACAATGGCAATTAGTTTTATGATATTGGTAGTTACCGGTTTTATGTTAAGCTATCCAAATTCCTGGTGGGCGTCACATATTCGCGATTTGAGCAGCGATACTTTTGAATATCGAAGTTTGATCCATAGAATTGCAGCAGTTGTTATGGTAGCCATTAGCTTATACCATATTTACTATGTTTCATTTACTCAGAAAGGAAGACAATTAATAAAAGATCTTCTTCCCAGATATCAGGATATTAGAGATGCAATTGATGTAGCTAAGTTCAATCTTGGTATCTCAAAAGTAAAACCAAAACTCGATAGATTCAGTTATGTAGAAAAAGCTGAATACTGGGCTTTAATTTGGGGAACAATTGTTATGTCGATTACCGGAGTAATTATGTGGTTTAATAATTACTTCATGGGTCTGATAACAAAGCTTGGCTGGGATATTGCAAGAACCGTGCATTACTATGAAGCCTGGCTTGCGTTCCTCGCAATAGTCGTGTGGCATTTTTACTTTGTGATTTTTAATCCTGATGTTTATCCGATGAGCCTTGCCTGGTGGAAAGGAACTATAACAGAAGAGGAAATGGCTGATGAACATGCTCTTGAGCTTGAGAAGATTAAACAGAAAGAACAGGAACAAAGTAATCCCGAAAGTTCTGAAGACAAATCCTAGTTATTATTTTTTGATGAAAATAATTCTCATAAAATTATTTGTAGTATTAGCTTTTCAACTGGCTGCTTTTGGCCAGTCAAATGATGATTGCCTTGCCTGTCATGATGACCCCGGATTCAAAGGCAAGGTTAAAGGTAGAACCGTTTCTCTGAACGTTAATCCTAAATCTTTCTCAGGTTCTGTTCACGGTACATTGGAATGTATTGACTGCCACACAAACTACAACGCAGAAGATTTACCTCATACAAAAGAATATTCCCGGGTAAATTGCGGTGAATGTCATTCAGATGTTCAAAAGCTGTATGTTGATTGTCTTCATGGAAAAGCTAAAGCTAAAGGAGATCCACTAGCTCCACTTTGTCAGGATTGTCACGGAAATCACAACATCCTTCCGGTAAAAGATCACAATTCTGCAGTTGCACCGATGAAAGTTCCATTCCTGTGCGGAAAATGTCATAGAGAAGGTTCACCGGTTCAGCTCCAAAGAGATATTCCTCAGGACAGAATACTTGAGAACTATTCGGAAAGTATTCATGGTGAAGGTCTGCTAAAAAAAGGATTAGTGGTCTCTGCTACCTGCGTTTCCTGTCATTCAGCACACAGAATCTTGCCACACACAGATTCCCGATCTACTATATCAAGACAAAACATTGCTTCAACCTGCGCAACATGCCACGCTGAAATTGAAACTGTACACAGAAAAATTATTAAAGGTGAATTATGGGAGAAACAAGCACATGTTCTGCCTGCGTGTGTGGACTGTCATCAACCGCATGAGATCAGAAGATCATTTTATGCTTATGGTATGGCAGATAAGGATTGTCTGGAATGTCATGATAATCCTAATATTAAAGCTTCTGATGATGGAAGATCATTGTTCGTGGATTATGATGAGGTAAAGCATTCAAGGCATTCCACAATATCCTGCGCTCAATGTCATACTGAAGTCAATGTATCCAAGAAAAGAGCTTGCGAATCGATACAGAATAAAGTTGAT is a window from the bacterium genome containing:
- a CDS encoding acyl-CoA thioesterase; this translates as MFTIKRKINFYDCDPAGILFYAKLFEISHSVYEEMINSFNLKKNYWTNDEFVVPIIKTDGAYFKPLKAGETVSINLTVTLRKENSFELTYEWINKAGELAAKARTVHVFVDKKRWVKIPIYDDIVKGLESHQRDVNL
- a CDS encoding YbaN family protein, translated to MSSEQNIQVKAISPVVKYLYLISGFLLVIIGVIGIFLPVLPTTIFLILASACFIKSSPQANEWLRNHKILGMYIKNYQDNSGLTVMSKVINITLLWLMISVSALVFTELWYIRLLLFLIAVGVTIHLLLVKTKRD
- a CDS encoding carbon-nitrogen family hydrolase, which produces MKIALVQYNPAWEDKESNKQKILSLVREIEGVELFIFPEMTLTGFTMKSREMSETIQGESFRFFSLLAKEKASNVFAGIIERRDKRIYNTFIHIKPDGDLVKLYRKIHPFSYSGENKHFNAGVKPAYTKIRTWKIGLTICYDLRFPELYRKYGKKRNHLVVNIANWPDTRIEHWRTLLKARAIENQCYVAGINRVGKDPKLFYPGFSSVFDPMGKELATVENEEKVIVVELDKNYVKEVREKFPFLDDIKLI
- the asd gene encoding aspartate-semialdehyde dehydrogenase; this encodes MNNLQEKIPVAILGATGSVGQKFIELLANHPWFEITELCASDKSAGKKYKDAVDWFLSAPLPEKVKNILVQKCEPTLKSRVVFSGLDSSVAGEVETEFAKAGYKVISNSKNHRMDDDVPLLIPEVNPDHLELINSQKFGDGCIVTNPNCSVIGLVLALKPLFDNFGLESVNVVTMQAISGAGHPRVVNLDIDDNVIPFIGGEEPKVEIEPLKILGSLNRNKIVYNNFKVSAQCNRVNVTDGHTECVQINLKRKASADEIINVWQEFKSTPQQLDLPSSPVQPIHYGIENAFPQPKHQRNADKGMAVSIGRLKKDNIFDYSFVILSHNTVRGAAGGAILCAELMKAKGYL
- a CDS encoding PAS domain S-box protein — translated: MNSKKKSNAHKTVQFDSMAVNPFFGFDLFDSLPDMYFLLDVNGEIIKMNRKSKEIIKSFLKNKPTNFLDFIDLCNRESVNNVFFQCISFTKTAEIETQFLLDKEEIDVKISFTHHMLPTDGKDKEFVFAVVKDITKEKVKDIELQRFFNIVESSLNPILITDLNGKMIYVNPAFVKSSGYSKEELIGRNPRIFGSGKLPKKFWDKMWQTISSGKVWFGEVEDRKKNGEPFYTQLLISPIFDKNQKVTGYFGIHRDLSEKRTLEKQLIHTQKMESIGTLAAGIAHEVGNPLASISALVQVAERNTEDTFIKEKLGLVKNQVTRISKIIRDLVDFSRPSNFELQRVNINECLKESIEITKVGTKAKNISFEVKLSDDIPNLPLVADQLEQVFVNILLNAVDAINENKNSKKENRISIESAMVNDEVIIAFTDSGSGIKEENLNKIFEPFFTTKSQGKGTGLGLWVSYGIIKSFQGNIEVESTPEFGTKFTIRLPIDN
- a CDS encoding sigma-54-dependent Fis family transcriptional regulator, whose translation is MAEKILVVDDEDIIRESLSYILTKEKYEVAEAPNGKVAYEMLKETSYDLVITDIEMPEMKGIELLDEIKKMNLQTNTIVITAYGSMETAIAALRSGASDYILKPVEFDELLIKVKKLFEVRDLHLENRILRKELQREYDYTNIIGKSPAIAQVFEMIKAVADTESTVLISGNSGTGKELVAKALHYNSKRSNKPFIALNCGAISENLIESELFGHKKGAFTGAISDKEGFIKAAEGGTLFLDEISEMPPQLQVKLLRAIQEKEYTPVGTTLSLPVNVRFIASTNRNLQEYVGQGKFREDLYYRLNVVDIHLPSLKDREGDIPLLADHFLDKYRKQMNKNIKGISNDAMRALMNHEWKGEIRELENVIERSVIFCNEDFINIKHLPAQFQSVTEHSEYSPSGSLDESVKRFEKDIITRALEANEFNKEKTAETLQVGLSTLYRKMKELDIQI
- a CDS encoding GNAT family N-acetyltransferase, with translation MNDILISDDKSKLDIGVIHRFLTKSYWAEGRSIEDVKKSIEHSDCFGVYLDGRQIGFARIVTDYVVFAYLMDVFILEEYRGKGYSKLFLSRILDDERFRGIKKWVLATKDAHSLYTKFGFEPLKRPERMMEKVVFRK
- a CDS encoding cytochrome c — encoded protein: MKNTFLFVLFISAIVALFAIAFSFAQDQGLDGKKIFVDAKCNSCHTVTSMEIISKKDDATDLSNAGTLGDAQLMKSYLLKEAKINEKEHKMKFKGTDEELNALVNWLLSLKTESEG
- a CDS encoding cytochrome b/b6 domain-containing protein, with the translated sequence MAVEGGSVSVANCASCHGSHNIKPSSDPTSTVSKENLVKTCGGCHPGANERFTVGKIHITRQEESEPIIYFIASMYIALIFMVIGLMFVHNIIDFFRKSKIKKMKQRGLIREERHSHRLYLRMSVNERIQHATMAISFMILVVTGFMLSYPNSWWASHIRDLSSDTFEYRSLIHRIAAVVMVAISLYHIYYVSFTQKGRQLIKDLLPRYQDIRDAIDVAKFNLGISKVKPKLDRFSYVEKAEYWALIWGTIVMSITGVIMWFNNYFMGLITKLGWDIARTVHYYEAWLAFLAIVVWHFYFVIFNPDVYPMSLAWWKGTITEEEMADEHALELEKIKQKEQEQSNPESSEDKS